One genomic window of Sporosarcina ureae includes the following:
- the glnA gene encoding type I glutamate--ammonia ligase: METVTREDIYQFVEENHVNFIRLQFTDIFGVIKNVEIPISQLEKALDNKMMFDGSSIEGFVRIEESDMFLVPDLDTWMVFPWPSGTGKVARLICDVYLANGEPFSGDPRGNLKRLIKEMKELGFTDFNLGPEPEFFLFKLDANKQPTMELNDHGDYFDLAPIDLGENCRRDIVLELEELGFEVEASHHEAAPGQHEIDFKYADVLTACDHIQTFKLVVKTIARKHGLHATFMPKPLYGVSGSGMHCNVSLFKDGENVFFDENGERQLSETAYHFMAGVLDHVRGFTAITNPTVNSYKRLVPGYEAPCYVAWSSQNRSPLIRIPASRGLSTRVEVRSVDSSANPYLAMAVILKAGLDGIKRKLNPPAPVNRNIYEMKADELAENNIGLLPTDLDHALIALSEDLIIQDALGSHIYANFNEAKQQEWESYRITVHPWELERYMKMY; encoded by the coding sequence ATGGAAACCGTAACAAGAGAAGATATTTATCAATTCGTTGAAGAAAACCATGTCAATTTCATTCGTCTTCAGTTTACGGATATTTTTGGCGTAATTAAGAATGTAGAGATTCCGATCAGCCAGCTCGAAAAGGCGCTAGACAATAAAATGATGTTTGACGGATCTTCTATCGAAGGTTTTGTAAGGATTGAAGAATCAGATATGTTTTTAGTACCTGACTTAGATACATGGATGGTATTTCCATGGCCATCAGGTACAGGAAAAGTAGCGCGCTTAATCTGCGATGTCTATTTGGCGAATGGTGAACCTTTTTCTGGAGATCCCCGTGGAAATCTAAAACGGCTCATTAAAGAAATGAAAGAGCTTGGATTCACTGATTTCAACTTAGGACCTGAACCGGAATTCTTTCTTTTTAAACTAGATGCAAATAAACAACCGACAATGGAATTGAATGACCATGGTGATTATTTTGATTTGGCACCCATCGACCTAGGTGAAAATTGTCGTCGGGATATTGTCTTGGAACTTGAAGAATTAGGATTTGAAGTGGAAGCTTCCCATCATGAAGCAGCGCCAGGACAACATGAAATCGACTTTAAATATGCCGATGTATTAACAGCTTGCGATCATATTCAAACCTTTAAACTAGTCGTTAAAACGATAGCGCGTAAACACGGTTTACATGCCACATTTATGCCTAAGCCATTATACGGTGTGAGCGGTTCGGGCATGCACTGCAATGTTTCTCTATTTAAAGATGGTGAGAATGTCTTTTTTGACGAAAATGGCGAACGTCAATTAAGTGAGACTGCTTATCATTTCATGGCAGGGGTGTTGGACCATGTTCGTGGTTTCACCGCCATCACGAACCCTACTGTCAATTCTTATAAACGTTTGGTACCCGGCTATGAAGCGCCTTGCTACGTCGCTTGGTCCTCACAGAATCGCAGTCCATTGATCCGCATACCCGCATCACGTGGATTGAGTACACGTGTTGAAGTGCGCTCTGTCGATTCCTCTGCTAATCCCTATTTGGCAATGGCCGTTATATTAAAAGCAGGTCTTGATGGTATTAAGCGCAAGTTGAATCCGCCAGCCCCTGTTAATCGTAATATTTATGAAATGAAGGCAGATGAGCTTGCGGAAAATAACATTGGGTTATTACCAACAGATCTTGACCATGCGCTCATCGCCTTATCTGAAGACTTGATTATACAAGACGCACTTGGTTCACATATTTATGCAAACTTTAATGAAGCAAAACAGCAAGAGTGGGAAAGCTACCGAATTACAGTACATCCATGGGAGCTTGAACGATATATGAAGATGTATTAA
- a CDS encoding YfhD family protein — MGRDEHKKGSNSAGSLPQTPKNQTIAARDMNEEISKEFAELRKASAQKKRKS, encoded by the coding sequence ATGGGAAGAGATGAACATAAAAAAGGGAGTAATTCGGCTGGTTCGTTACCACAAACTCCAAAGAACCAAACGATTGCCGCACGCGACATGAATGAAGAAATCTCGAAAGAATTCGCTGAATTACGTAAAGCTTCCGCACAAAAAAAACGTAAGTCATAA
- a CDS encoding general stress protein encodes MANQHHTDQEKKMTLKEAGRKGGQATSKKHDKEFYEQIGRKGGEATAQKHSSEFYREIGRKGGKATAEKHDKQFYENIGRKGGEARAQQNKSVN; translated from the coding sequence ATGGCTAATCAACATCATACTGATCAAGAGAAGAAAATGACTTTAAAAGAAGCGGGACGTAAAGGCGGTCAAGCAACATCTAAAAAGCACGACAAAGAGTTCTATGAACAGATTGGTCGTAAAGGCGGGGAAGCCACAGCTCAAAAGCATAGTAGTGAATTTTATAGAGAAATTGGTCGTAAAGGTGGAAAAGCTACTGCTGAGAAGCACGATAAACAATTTTATGAGAACATTGGACGTAAGGGAGGAGAAGCTAGAGCGCAACAGAATAAGAGTGTGAACTAA
- a CDS encoding amidohydrolase has translation MITIWFNALFYTMQHEGHTLDALLTKDGKIVATGSYNELKDWADEQIDLQGAFVYPGFIDNHMHIIGQGEKLLRLDLSNTTSSKDMMELLLNAYKDLPKDEWFIGEGWDENNFPDKKIFTRYELDAVTDSPMLLKRTCWHAAIVNSKALELAGITKDTPDPDDGVIERDHTGEPTGLLKEGAMQRVLQLLPNPTVAYVTKALETSVDHLLSVGLTGVVTDDLGYYGHYQTPLKAFNHVLGGKRKFRAHLLRHFSVFPDLMENNAFYNEPWVEPGEMKFFIDGALGGSTALLSEPYSDEPDNVGTAVLTDEELENHVKTARYYGEAVAIHVIGDLAVERALDVIEKYPAPVGKKDRFIHVILLRDDLVERMQRLPIVIDIQPAFVPSDFPWVRDRLGEDRLDWAYAWKKLLTKGFICGGGSDAPIEDPNPLLGIHAAITRRLSFEQHEGYLPDEKLNRYEAVQLFTSGAAATIGKANSRGKISVGFDADFTVLKEDLFTVEVDRIAEVQVEKTIVAGEVMYTSNTR, from the coding sequence ATGATCACGATTTGGTTTAATGCACTCTTTTATACAATGCAACATGAAGGACATACACTAGACGCTTTACTGACAAAGGATGGCAAAATAGTAGCGACTGGGTCATATAACGAATTAAAAGATTGGGCCGATGAACAAATTGACTTGCAGGGTGCTTTTGTATACCCGGGGTTTATCGATAACCATATGCACATAATTGGCCAAGGTGAAAAGTTATTACGCCTTGATTTATCAAACACCACTTCCTCAAAAGACATGATGGAGTTACTCCTGAATGCGTATAAAGATTTGCCAAAGGATGAGTGGTTTATTGGAGAAGGTTGGGATGAGAATAATTTTCCTGACAAGAAAATCTTCACACGCTATGAATTGGATGCTGTGACGGATTCACCTATGCTATTAAAACGTACTTGTTGGCATGCCGCTATCGTCAATTCAAAGGCGCTGGAACTCGCAGGTATCACAAAAGATACACCTGATCCCGATGATGGTGTCATTGAGCGTGATCATACTGGAGAGCCAACGGGATTATTGAAAGAAGGCGCTATGCAGCGAGTACTTCAACTTTTACCGAATCCAACAGTGGCCTATGTAACGAAAGCATTGGAAACTTCTGTTGATCATTTACTATCTGTTGGTTTGACTGGCGTTGTGACCGATGACTTAGGTTACTACGGACACTATCAGACGCCGTTGAAAGCTTTCAATCACGTTCTCGGTGGTAAGCGTAAATTCCGTGCTCACTTACTGCGTCATTTTAGCGTATTTCCTGATTTGATGGAAAACAATGCCTTCTATAATGAACCGTGGGTAGAACCTGGCGAAATGAAGTTCTTTATTGATGGCGCTTTAGGTGGCAGTACCGCGCTCTTAAGTGAGCCTTACTCCGATGAACCCGATAATGTAGGAACAGCTGTATTGACTGATGAAGAGCTCGAGAACCATGTCAAAACAGCAAGATACTATGGGGAAGCTGTCGCCATACATGTGATTGGCGATTTAGCAGTTGAAAGAGCACTAGATGTCATAGAAAAGTATCCTGCTCCAGTTGGCAAGAAAGATCGGTTTATACATGTCATTTTATTACGTGATGATTTAGTGGAGCGGATGCAAAGGCTTCCCATTGTTATAGATATACAGCCTGCTTTCGTTCCTTCTGATTTCCCTTGGGTTAGAGACCGACTTGGTGAAGATCGGCTTGACTGGGCGTATGCATGGAAGAAACTTCTAACTAAAGGTTTTATTTGTGGCGGGGGATCAGATGCTCCTATTGAAGACCCAAATCCTTTGTTAGGAATACACGCTGCGATCACAAGAAGATTGAGTTTTGAACAGCATGAAGGGTATTTGCCAGATGAAAAACTTAATCGCTATGAGGCAGTACAATTATTTACTTCGGGTGCAGCGGCTACTATAGGTAAAGCTAATTCACGTGGAAAGATTTCCGTTGGATTTGACGCAGACTTCACTGTCTTAAAAGAAGATCTCTTCACCGTAGAAGTGGATCGAATAGCTGAAGTACAAGTAGAGAAGACTATAGTCGCTGGTGAAGTTATGTATACATCGAATACACGATAA
- a CDS encoding YunC family protein yields the protein MLIKKGVSVLIEQQSISIDGQSFQAVTVKLPKTTLLTVSNDKGYIMCGALDVGLLNSVLADRKIVAGRAVGVKTIEQLLAAPLESVTLEAEQYGISAGMIGSEALLKMV from the coding sequence ATGCTGATAAAGAAAGGGGTGAGTGTCTTGATTGAGCAACAAAGTATATCTATAGATGGACAGTCATTTCAAGCGGTCACGGTAAAATTGCCGAAAACAACGTTACTTACAGTTTCGAATGACAAAGGATATATTATGTGTGGTGCACTTGATGTAGGACTATTAAATAGTGTGCTAGCGGATCGCAAAATTGTTGCGGGTCGTGCTGTTGGCGTAAAAACGATTGAGCAATTGCTCGCAGCCCCGCTGGAATCCGTCACGCTTGAGGCTGAACAATATGGGATTTCAGCAGGTATGATTGGATCAGAAGCACTTTTGAAAATGGTATGA
- a CDS encoding sodium-dependent transporter codes for MEQRKEQWSSKLGFIMSSAGAAIGLGAIWKFPYVTGMSGGGAFFLLFVVFTILIGLPMLVSEFIIGRGSGREAISAYKKLAPASAWPWIGKLGVAGCFLLLSFYSVVGGWVFVYSGLSIGGKIISEGASYSEQFGSIVGSPVTTLIGLFLFTIINILVVSSGVQNGIEKANKYMMPLLFVFFIILVIRSLTLPGAMEGVSFFLKPDFSSITRESVLYALGQSFFSLAVGFSCMVTYSSYLKKDVSLTSSASSVVGMNLFVSLLAGLAIFPAVFAFGQEPAAGPELLFMVLPAVFSQLPLGQVFLALFLILFLFATLTSSFSLYEIIVAAMTASGKRTRKSVTWLIGAVVFIAAIPSALSSSTLSGLLLFDKSVFDATDYLVSNILLPAGSLLIALFIVHKMDQVLVRDEFTQYNTKSIGFYPLWHFLMKWVVPLTIIVVFLNTLGIVK; via the coding sequence ATGGAACAACGTAAAGAACAATGGTCTTCGAAGCTTGGATTTATCATGTCCTCGGCAGGTGCAGCAATCGGCCTTGGAGCAATCTGGAAGTTCCCGTATGTTACAGGAATGAGTGGCGGTGGCGCATTTTTCCTATTATTTGTCGTCTTTACAATTTTGATTGGATTACCCATGTTGGTTTCCGAATTCATTATTGGACGTGGTTCAGGTAGAGAAGCAATCAGTGCTTACAAGAAGTTGGCGCCAGCTAGTGCATGGCCATGGATTGGTAAGCTTGGTGTAGCAGGGTGTTTCCTTTTACTATCCTTCTATAGTGTAGTGGGTGGTTGGGTATTCGTGTATAGCGGATTATCTATAGGTGGCAAGATCATTAGTGAAGGTGCTTCCTATTCGGAACAATTTGGTTCGATTGTCGGTTCGCCAGTAACAACATTAATCGGTCTGTTCCTATTTACCATCATTAACATATTAGTCGTATCTTCCGGTGTACAAAACGGTATTGAAAAAGCGAATAAATATATGATGCCTTTATTATTTGTGTTTTTTATTATTTTAGTTATTCGTTCATTGACGTTGCCTGGTGCAATGGAAGGTGTATCATTCTTCCTGAAGCCTGATTTCTCTAGTATTACAAGAGAATCAGTATTATATGCACTTGGACAGTCTTTCTTTTCATTAGCCGTCGGATTTTCATGTATGGTAACGTATAGTTCATATCTGAAAAAAGACGTTAGTTTGACTTCATCTGCAAGTTCCGTAGTAGGGATGAATTTATTTGTATCGTTACTAGCAGGTTTAGCTATTTTTCCAGCAGTATTCGCGTTCGGGCAAGAACCGGCAGCGGGACCGGAATTACTCTTCATGGTGTTGCCAGCAGTCTTTTCGCAACTTCCGCTAGGGCAAGTATTCTTAGCGTTATTCTTAATTTTGTTCTTGTTTGCGACATTGACATCTTCGTTTAGTTTGTACGAAATTATTGTGGCAGCGATGACAGCGAGTGGTAAGCGTACACGTAAGTCTGTGACTTGGTTAATTGGTGCGGTTGTATTCATAGCTGCAATTCCTTCTGCTTTGTCTTCTAGTACGTTGTCAGGGTTGCTACTATTCGATAAGAGTGTTTTTGATGCGACAGATTACTTGGTCAGTAATATTTTGCTGCCAGCTGGAAGTTTGCTGATTGCATTATTTATTGTTCATAAGATGGATCAAGTGTTAGTGCGTGATGAATTTACACAGTATAATACGAAATCTATAGGTTTTTATCCACTCTGGCACTTTTTAATGAAGTGGGTAGTCCCATTGACTATTATTGTAGTGTTCTTAAATACGCTTGGGATTGTGAAGTAA
- a CDS encoding DEAD/DEAH box helicase: MSVLHNIEKILCSLDITKNARKGLEQWFISEEAFVSSESVFDIHIEKKPENRMGNQSYALFFDPHTNKRFAKEVQQRVAVMECVLKPDGLLATGFHVRSAREPVQTNRRLHTAIKFKLHRAGVALPIEFYTKLRQLPIAEERSEYVKKRIESWEGYLQIAEKNADVADISCTFSQASFTSDFTKVRLQCNDLQMKNWKQLRGFSVKMNELSTEIGQVIDAQKGQKILVVELNQRFQKKARSEQWLPTHNKSMVLTNFAELSQIRRLRKGFKDLQDGLAANANLEKILFEERPVVQITNKQPQLEFHNNLNEFQREAVSGAMKAHDLFVVQGPPGTGKTTVISEICYQNVKAGLRTLVASQSNLAVDNALGRLLTDPATRILRYGRSESIEEEGKRFMEENVALHWRNETLETVQATRAVYRTKDTELQKHADQLSEEIRKNTEMKITLTEQLHAQNIVQEELKKLKSEYFSRKSLLDQSVRRLFQKQQGLEQTEIALAQRIKEIIELRKQLNSEQNKEELSARVEELLKEQRLLKETQIYLNWLAELQSNTETQQLIIEEHKTLPDSEQKLQATHRDVMSQTKMKDIQMTLTAHQIELPIHITLRNNDLQRIIKSIESGEYSYEFQEWKELHERFQTAIKKTQTLLQAHRYPVETIMKRSTDNFTTIQEMHEMIDRLGKFLIHPATKKMLENKEISSGKTEVLQKIAQGMSLFYGKEEIVRAKGIELQQQKVHSVKEVFAEVKHEILRFLQQELQEIQNHIQRIEKQKQQLQSRQNELEKQIEEWLQTNELPEKQWEKNLLTQEINQLETKINECRQQIKNVTQLSASMTTSELKCSQEKQLLEQEKVEVLAVEQKTLQLQEEQNQRQQEIEELTVQLKPDIKEQLEKIEIALGQAETQQAEVIKEQQQLPVLQELQSQWEELLRGANEYDLDEIRKLYIDHANVIGTTCVASASKKFMDEYPVFDVVIIDEVSKATPPELLLPMLKGKKVILVGDHHQLPPLVGQETMDELVDQQKDPEVQREMKKMLNESLFERLFRTLPKQNKTMLSIQYRMHEKIMETIAPFYKDGNYQLQCGLPNSDELRDHLLESSKITRKDHLLWLDMPNTPSFFEDQVKGGTSRFNEAELTVIQDTLLDIEQATEKAKKDGLMKPEEKKSVGVISFYGEQVKRIDRLIQQEIRPKQLHCRTGSVDKFQGMEMDIIILSFVRNHGEKNGDIGFAKDYRRLNVALSRARELLIIVGSSEMFTVKTKNASTRDMYKQLREVVEHQGGLRKIDQMQGG, translated from the coding sequence ATGAGTGTGTTACACAATATAGAAAAGATACTTTGTAGTCTAGACATAACGAAAAATGCACGAAAAGGTTTGGAACAATGGTTTATAAGTGAAGAGGCTTTCGTTTCTTCGGAGTCTGTTTTTGATATACATATTGAAAAGAAACCAGAGAACCGCATGGGGAACCAATCCTATGCGCTGTTTTTTGATCCCCACACAAATAAAAGGTTTGCCAAAGAAGTTCAGCAACGTGTGGCAGTTATGGAATGCGTATTGAAACCGGATGGTCTGCTAGCAACGGGCTTTCATGTTAGAAGCGCAAGAGAGCCTGTTCAAACAAATCGGAGGCTACATACAGCCATAAAGTTTAAGTTACACCGTGCAGGAGTAGCGCTACCCATCGAATTCTATACGAAGTTACGCCAATTGCCTATTGCAGAAGAGCGTTCAGAATATGTGAAAAAACGAATTGAAAGTTGGGAAGGCTATCTACAAATTGCAGAGAAAAATGCAGATGTAGCAGATATCTCCTGTACATTTAGCCAAGCTAGTTTTACTAGTGATTTTACAAAAGTACGTCTTCAATGTAACGATTTGCAAATGAAAAACTGGAAACAACTCCGCGGATTTAGTGTGAAAATGAATGAACTTTCTACTGAGATCGGTCAAGTCATCGATGCTCAGAAAGGACAAAAGATACTCGTCGTGGAACTAAATCAAAGATTTCAAAAGAAAGCAAGATCCGAACAATGGTTGCCAACACATAATAAAAGTATGGTGCTGACGAACTTTGCTGAATTAAGTCAGATTCGTCGTTTACGTAAAGGGTTCAAAGACTTACAGGATGGTCTCGCTGCAAACGCGAATTTGGAAAAGATATTATTTGAAGAACGACCTGTCGTGCAAATTACGAATAAACAGCCGCAACTGGAGTTCCATAATAATTTGAATGAATTCCAGCGAGAAGCAGTATCGGGTGCGATGAAAGCGCATGACTTGTTTGTAGTCCAAGGCCCGCCAGGTACTGGGAAAACAACCGTAATTTCTGAGATTTGCTATCAGAACGTCAAAGCCGGCTTGCGGACACTTGTTGCATCTCAATCAAATCTAGCAGTGGATAACGCACTTGGTCGGTTACTAACAGATCCAGCAACGCGTATTTTACGCTATGGAAGATCAGAAAGTATCGAAGAAGAAGGCAAGCGTTTCATGGAAGAAAATGTGGCATTGCATTGGAGAAATGAAACACTAGAAACCGTACAAGCGACACGTGCAGTATATCGAACGAAAGATACCGAATTGCAAAAACATGCGGATCAATTATCTGAGGAAATCCGCAAGAACACGGAAATGAAAATTACATTAACTGAGCAATTACATGCACAAAATATTGTGCAAGAAGAGTTAAAAAAACTAAAATCTGAATACTTTTCACGAAAATCCCTGCTTGATCAGTCTGTACGCCGGCTGTTTCAAAAGCAACAGGGATTGGAGCAAACTGAAATAGCCCTTGCACAACGCATAAAAGAAATTATTGAGTTACGCAAACAACTAAATTCGGAGCAGAATAAAGAAGAATTGTCAGCTCGAGTTGAGGAGTTGTTAAAAGAGCAACGCCTATTAAAAGAGACACAAATATATCTCAACTGGTTGGCAGAGTTGCAGAGCAATACCGAAACACAACAATTGATCATAGAAGAACACAAAACGCTTCCCGACAGTGAACAAAAACTTCAAGCAACACATCGTGATGTAATGTCTCAGACGAAAATGAAAGATATTCAAATGACGCTTACTGCACACCAGATTGAATTACCTATTCATATTACGTTGAGGAATAATGACTTACAGCGAATCATCAAGTCGATTGAAAGTGGAGAGTATTCCTATGAATTTCAAGAATGGAAAGAGCTTCACGAACGCTTCCAGACAGCTATTAAAAAAACACAGACTCTTTTACAGGCGCATCGTTACCCGGTAGAAACTATTATGAAGCGTTCAACTGATAATTTCACAACCATTCAAGAAATGCATGAAATGATTGATCGTTTGGGGAAGTTTTTAATTCATCCTGCAACAAAAAAGATGCTTGAAAACAAAGAAATTTCATCTGGTAAAACGGAAGTTCTACAAAAGATTGCACAAGGTATGTCGTTATTTTATGGTAAAGAAGAGATTGTTCGAGCAAAAGGAATTGAACTACAGCAACAGAAAGTTCACTCTGTAAAGGAAGTATTTGCAGAAGTGAAACATGAAATTCTAAGATTCCTACAGCAGGAACTTCAAGAAATACAAAACCACATACAACGAATAGAAAAGCAGAAACAACAACTGCAATCTAGGCAAAACGAATTAGAGAAGCAGATTGAAGAATGGCTACAAACCAACGAGCTACCTGAAAAGCAATGGGAGAAAAATCTGCTTACACAGGAAATTAATCAGCTAGAAACTAAGATAAATGAGTGTCGACAACAAATAAAAAACGTAACTCAATTATCAGCGTCTATGACTACTTCAGAACTAAAGTGTTCTCAAGAAAAACAACTGCTTGAACAAGAAAAAGTAGAAGTATTAGCAGTAGAGCAAAAAACTCTGCAATTACAAGAAGAACAAAATCAACGACAGCAGGAAATAGAAGAGCTTACAGTTCAATTGAAGCCTGATATAAAAGAGCAATTAGAGAAAATTGAAATAGCGCTTGGTCAAGCCGAGACACAACAAGCAGAAGTAATAAAGGAACAGCAGCAACTTCCCGTTCTACAAGAACTGCAATCACAGTGGGAAGAATTACTGCGTGGTGCCAACGAATATGACCTTGATGAAATCCGAAAGCTTTATATCGATCATGCGAATGTAATTGGCACGACTTGTGTGGCATCAGCTTCCAAAAAGTTCATGGATGAATACCCTGTCTTCGATGTAGTCATTATCGATGAAGTATCAAAAGCCACACCACCAGAACTCTTATTGCCCATGTTGAAAGGTAAAAAAGTTATTCTAGTGGGTGACCATCATCAGTTACCGCCACTAGTAGGACAAGAAACGATGGACGAACTGGTAGATCAGCAAAAAGATCCTGAAGTGCAACGGGAAATGAAGAAAATGCTGAATGAATCATTATTTGAACGATTATTCCGTACATTGCCTAAGCAAAACAAAACGATGCTCAGTATCCAGTACCGTATGCATGAAAAAATCATGGAAACCATTGCCCCATTTTATAAAGATGGGAACTATCAATTACAATGCGGGCTTCCTAATTCAGACGAATTGCGTGATCATCTGCTCGAAAGCAGTAAAATCACTAGAAAAGACCATTTGCTATGGCTAGATATGCCCAATACGCCTTCATTTTTTGAAGATCAAGTCAAGGGGGGGACGAGTCGTTTCAATGAAGCAGAACTAACCGTCATTCAAGACACATTACTCGATATTGAACAAGCGACAGAAAAAGCTAAAAAAGATGGTCTAATGAAGCCAGAGGAAAAGAAAAGCGTTGGCGTCATCAGCTTTTACGGCGAACAAGTAAAGCGAATTGACCGACTGATTCAGCAGGAAATCCGACCCAAACAATTGCATTGTCGAACTGGTTCCGTAGATAAGTTCCAAGGCATGGAAATGGATATTATTATTCTGAGTTTCGTTAGAAATCATGGTGAGAAAAATGGTGACATTGGATTCGCTAAAGACTATCGGCGTTTGAATGTAGCGTTATCGCGTGCTAGGGAACTACTTATTATCGTGGGAAGTTCCGAGATGTTCACCGTCAAGACAAAGAATGCTTCTACGAGAGATATGTATAAACAATTGCGGGAAGTCGTGGAACATCAAGGTGGATTGCGCAAAATAGATCAGATGCAAGGAGGTTGA